From the Cervus elaphus chromosome 20, mCerEla1.1, whole genome shotgun sequence genome, one window contains:
- the C20H1orf43 gene encoding protein C1orf43 homolog, producing the protein MASGSNWLSGVNVVLVMAYGSLVFVLLFIFVKRQIMRFAMKSRRGPHVPVGHNAPKDLKEEIDIRLSKVQDIKYEPQLLADDDARLLQLETQGNQNCYNYLYRMKALDAIRASEIPFHAEGRHPHSLMGKNFRSYLLDLRNTSTPFKGVRKALIDTLLDGYETARYGTGVFGLSEYLRYQEALSELATVVKARSGSSQRQHQSAAKDLTQSPEVSPTTIQVTYLPSSQKSKRAKHFLELKSFKDNYNTLESTL; encoded by the exons ATGGCGTCCGGCAGTAACTGGCTGTCTGGCGTGAATGTCGTGCTGGTGATGGCCTACGGGAGCCTG GTGTTTGTACTGCTATTTATTTTTGTGAAGAGGCAAATCATGCGCTTTGCAATGAAATCCCGAAGGGGACCTCATGTCCCTGTGGGACACAATGCCCCCAAG GACTTAAAAGAGGAGATTGATATCCGACTGTCCAAGGTTCAGGATATCAAGTATGAACCTCAGCTTCTCGCAGATGATGATGCAAGACTGCTACAGCTGGAAACCCAGGGAAATCAAA ATTGCTACAACTACCTATACAGGATGAAAGCTCTGGATGCTATCCGTGCCTCTG AGATCCCATTTCATGCTGAAGGCCGGCATCCCCATTCCTTAATGGGCAAGAATTTCCGCTCCTACCTGCTAGATCTTCGAAACACTAGTACTCCTTTCAAGGGTGTGCGCAAGGCCCTCATTGATACCCTGCTTGATGGCTATGAGACAGCCCGCTATGGGACAGGG gTCTTTGGCCTGAGTGAGTACCTGCGCTATCAGGAGGCCCTGAGTGAGCTGGCCACAGT GGTCAAAGCACGAAGTGGGAGCTCTCAGCGACAGCACCAGTCAGCAGCCAAAGACCTAACCCAGTCTCCTGAAGTCTCCCCAACAACCATCCAGGTGACATACCTCCCTTCCAGTCAGAAGAGTAAACGTGCCAAGCACTTCCTCGAATTGAAGAGCTTTAAGGACAACTATAACACACTGGAGAGTACTCTGTGA
- the CFAP141 gene encoding uncharacterized protein C1orf189 homolog, giving the protein MVDRWRSSQTHCLWQITLSQRRNPYAILRMQDTMAQELALASKQLLMVRQAALHQLFEKEHEQYQQELNEKGKAFYVERL; this is encoded by the exons ATGGTGGACAG GTGGCGAAGTTCACAGACTCACTGTCTGTGGCAGATAACATTAAGCCAGAGGAGAAACCCATATGCTATCCTCAGGATGCAGGACACCATGGCACAGGAGTTGGCACTGGCCAGCAAGCAGTTGCTGATG GTCCGTCAGGCTGCCCTGCACCAGCTGTTTGAAAAGGAGCATGAGCAGTACCAGCAAGAACTAAATGAGAAGGGCAAAGCTTTTTATGTGGAGAGACTCTGA